A DNA window from Pseudomonas wuhanensis contains the following coding sequences:
- a CDS encoding TauD/TfdA family dioxygenase yields MGVAVGFAVRPLLPARGRLPLLVEATEPNTSLLAVFDELNELVDEHLLRDGGILFRGFQLDGAEQFRQFAAGFGHPLLNYEFGSTPRTNVTQGVYTSTEYPAHQSIPLHNELAYSRDWPMKIWFYSMIAATSGGETPIADSREVYRRMPVAIRERFVNKGLMYVRNFGNGLDVAWEQVFNTEDREVAEAYCKAHGIICEWKDDGELRTRQTCQAVARHPVTGDMVWFNQAHLFHISNLQPEVRETLLDIVDEEDLPRNVYYGDGSPIEDEVLNEIRAVLDDCAISFPWQEGDVLMLDNMLSAHARAPFTGKRKVIVAMAEGHSQDAR; encoded by the coding sequence ATGGGTGTTGCTGTGGGTTTTGCCGTGCGGCCGTTACTGCCGGCGCGGGGGCGCTTGCCGCTGCTGGTGGAGGCGACCGAGCCGAATACCAGCCTGTTGGCGGTGTTCGATGAATTGAATGAACTGGTGGATGAGCATTTGCTGCGCGACGGCGGCATTCTGTTTCGCGGGTTCCAACTGGACGGTGCCGAGCAGTTCCGCCAGTTCGCCGCCGGCTTTGGCCATCCGCTGCTCAATTATGAGTTCGGCTCGACACCGCGCACCAACGTCACCCAAGGGGTGTACACCTCCACTGAATACCCGGCGCATCAGAGCATCCCGTTGCACAACGAGCTGGCCTACTCCCGGGACTGGCCGATGAAAATCTGGTTCTACAGCATGATCGCCGCCACCTCGGGCGGTGAAACGCCGATTGCCGACAGCCGGGAAGTCTATCGCCGCATGCCTGTCGCGATCCGCGAGCGCTTCGTCAACAAAGGCCTGATGTATGTGCGCAATTTCGGTAACGGGCTGGACGTGGCCTGGGAGCAAGTGTTCAACACCGAAGACCGCGAGGTGGCCGAGGCCTACTGCAAGGCCCACGGCATCATTTGCGAGTGGAAGGACGACGGAGAATTGCGCACTCGCCAGACTTGTCAGGCGGTGGCGCGTCATCCGGTGACCGGCGATATGGTCTGGTTCAATCAGGCTCACCTGTTCCACATTTCGAACCTTCAGCCAGAGGTGCGCGAAACCCTGCTGGACATCGTCGACGAGGAAGACCTGCCGCGTAACGTCTACTACGGCGACGGCTCGCCCATCGAGGATGAAGTGCTTAATGAAATTCGCGCCGTGCTCGATGACTGCGCCATCAGCTTTCCCTGGCAGGAGGGCGATGTGCTGATGCTCGACAACATGCTCTCGGCCCACGCCCGCGCGCCTTTCACAGGCAAGCGCAAGGTGATTGTCGCGATGGCCGAAGGGCATTCCCAAGACGCGCGCTGA